CGCGCCGTCCGCAAGGACTACTTCCTCGATCACGACCATAGCTCCTACGTCGACCAGTGGGACTGGGAGAGAGTGATCACCGAGGCGGACCGCAACCTGGACTTCCTCACCGACGTGGTGACCAAGATCTGGAAGGTCCTCTATGAGTCCGGCAGCGCCGTCCACGACAAGTTCCCCGAACTGCGGAAGGGCTGGCCGCCGATCCCGGAGAAGCTCACCTTCCTGCACGCCGAGGAGATCCTCGAGCGCTACCCGGAACTGCCGCGCAAGCAGCGGGAGACGGCGATCCTTCAGGACTTTCCGGCGGTCTTCATCTACGGCATCGGCCACACCCTGAAGGACGGCTATCCTCACGAGATGCGCGCCGCCGATTACGACGACTGGACCACCCCGACGGTGGTGAAGAACGGCGAGCAGATGCACGGCCTGAACGGCGACATCCTCGTCTGGAACCCGATCACCCAGCGGCGCCACGAGCTGACCTCCATGGGGATCCGTGTCACCAAGGAGACGCTCAAGAAGCAGCTGAAGATCACCGGCCAGGAGCACTTCCTGGAGATGCCCTACCACAAGATGATCCTGAACGACGAGATCCCGCTCAGCATCGGAGGCGGCATCGGCCAGGCGCGGACCTACATGTACTGGTTGCGGACCGCCCATCTGGGCGAGGTGACCGTCACCATCTGGCCGCAGCAGCTGAAAGACATCTGCGCCAAAAAGAACATCCACGTTCTTGAGTAGGCTCGGCTCGGACACGAAACGATGAAGGCCGCCGGAGCGATCCGGCGGCCTTTTCTTTTTTTAACTAAATCGATTGCCAGCCAACACCAAGCCTAAGTTGATGCGATTGTCAAGGCTTCGTCTGGCATACCATCCCAAGTACGTCCATCGAGGTTACGCCCAGTTTTTTTCTTTACTACACCACCCCATTGCTTGAAGAAGAAGGGCGTATCGGACTGGGAGCAAATAT
This window of the Candidatus Eisenbacteria bacterium genome carries:
- a CDS encoding aspartate--ammonia ligase, whose translation is MAETYDKKDDLAGPGVSTYEKLETVLPKDYKPVLSPGKRMKALYMLKDLIEKGMSRELNLQMVQVPLIVDKHSGMNDYLDRDGSRTPVEFPCGLGLEKRLEAQVVQAATKWKRWALKQFECKVGEGINTDMRAVRKDYFLDHDHSSYVDQWDWERVITEADRNLDFLTDVVTKIWKVLYESGSAVHDKFPELRKGWPPIPEKLTFLHAEEILERYPELPRKQRETAILQDFPAVFIYGIGHTLKDGYPHEMRAADYDDWTTPTVVKNGEQMHGLNGDILVWNPITQRRHELTSMGIRVTKETLKKQLKITGQEHFLEMPYHKMILNDEIPLSIGGGIGQARTYMYWLRTAHLGEVTVTIWPQQLKDICAKKNIHVLE